The following coding sequences are from one Ornithodoros turicata isolate Travis chromosome 1, ASM3712646v1, whole genome shotgun sequence window:
- the LOC135377848 gene encoding solute carrier family 25 member 44-like yields MEGAELGEILTIEWDMMNKSRFLTFSMINAFSLRCLVYPLTVIKTRLQVQKPGRLYSGTFDAYIKILRYEGVGGLYKGFWINTIQIFSGIGYIFTYEKVRDMLTKHADIHDRRIKGLVGGGCSSLVSQTIITPFDVVSQHMMVLGRTDKMGKMVMNPLNIQVDLTKKRLVIAAIVKELYKRDGLQGFYRGYFASLLAYVPGSALWWMFYSVYSDGLLRVMPSSTPHMMLNCMAGPMSGVTVCLITNPMDVVRARIQVQRMNSVLQTFWQLWQEEGLKMYKIGLSARVMQSIISSFLLVLGYETLKRWSVHEHYKDKIRW; encoded by the coding sequence ATGGAAGGTGCTGAACTTGGTGAAATACTTACCATCGAGTGGGATATGATGAACAAGTCCCGATTTCTCACGTTCAGTATGATAAACGCATTCTCTTTGCGTTGCCTCGTCTACCCGCTAACGGTAATCAAAACCCGCCTTCAAGTTCAGAAACCTGGACGACTTTACAGCGGAACTTTTGATGCATACATCAAGATCCTCCGGTACGAGGGAGTAGGAGGACTTTATAAGGGCTTTTGGATCAATACCATTCAAATATTTTCCGGGATCGGCTACATTTTTACCTACGAAAAGGTTCGAGACATGCTGACAAAGCACGCTGACATTCACGATCGTCGCATTAAAGGGCTTGTTGGAGGTGGTTGCAGCTCATTAGTGAGTCAAACAATTATAACCCCATTCGACGTTGTGTCGCAGCACATGATGGTCCTAGGACGCACGGACAAAATGGGGAAAATGGTCATGAATCCGCTGAACATACAGGTGGACCTCACCAAAAAGCGTCTGGTGATTGCAGCAATAGTTAAAGAGCTTTACAAAAGGGATGGATTACAGGGATTCTACCGTGGTTACTTCGCTTCCCTTCTTGCCTATGTACCAGGAAGTGCCCTATGGTGGATGTTTTACTCTGTTTACTCAGACGGACTTCTGCGGGTTATGCCAAGCTCTACACCTCACATGATGCTCAACTGCATGGCTGGACCTATGAGTGGGGTCACAGTTTGTCTAATCACAAACCCAATGGATGTAGTGCGAGCAAGAATCCAGGTACAGCGAATGAACTCGGTGCTACAGACTTTTTGGCAGCTATGGCAAGAAGAAGGGCTCAAGATGTACAAGATTGGTCTATCAGCAAGGGTCATGCAAAGCATCATCTCCTCTTTCTTGCTTGTGCTAGGCTACGAGACACTAAAACGGTGGAGTGTTCACGAACATTATAAGGACAAGATTAGGTGGTGA